One genomic window of Paraburkholderia acidiphila includes the following:
- a CDS encoding ABC transporter substrate-binding protein has protein sequence MKRPQSRRPLLSRLEALRPQAGDHGNHALDEFAAGRLTRRELLRYASAVGLTALPAFAGLAVPRSAHAQAAGKPGEQTIRVAHLMPAGAVDPLTVTDAGALCLLNQTGEFLANDDAQGHLQPALALSWQANAKADVWTFKLRPNVKFHDGQPFGAKDVVATFDRLADPATGSAALSVLKGVLSKGGTKAIDDHTVEFHLDAPNGNFAYYVSSDNYNAVMLPANYAGNYEKSFIGTGPFKLDKFEARRGASFVRNPDYWGDKALPARVEFAFYADEQAQLLALQGHQADVMGTFTVQGGIGILNNPDFKVIGVRSSAHRQIHMRNDSPTFKDKRVRQALALALDRDVLVRGLFKGRAVVGNDSPFAPIFPSTATDVPQRKIDVAKARQLLAQAGVANGFDVTLTTEKYMEIPDLAVVVQNAAKAVGIRITLKVESQSQYYGAGTFGKSDWLDSPLGITDYGHRGVPNVFLNAPLTSGGTWNAAHFRNAEYDKLVAQFAATLDVAAQKQVARQIQTLLLDETPVIIPYFYDQLIAQRAVLSGVRFTALAQLYFDRATLAA, from the coding sequence ATGAAACGACCGCAGTCCCGCCGTCCGCTCCTCTCCCGCCTCGAAGCGCTGCGCCCTCAGGCTGGCGACCATGGCAACCATGCGCTCGACGAATTCGCAGCCGGGCGCCTCACGCGCCGCGAGCTGCTGCGCTATGCGAGCGCGGTCGGCCTCACGGCACTGCCTGCCTTCGCAGGGCTCGCCGTGCCACGCAGCGCGCACGCCCAGGCCGCAGGCAAGCCTGGCGAACAGACGATCCGCGTGGCGCACCTCATGCCTGCGGGCGCCGTCGATCCGCTGACGGTGACCGATGCGGGCGCGCTGTGCCTCCTGAACCAGACCGGCGAATTCCTCGCCAACGACGACGCGCAAGGCCATCTGCAGCCCGCCCTCGCGCTCTCGTGGCAGGCCAACGCGAAAGCAGACGTCTGGACGTTCAAGCTGCGCCCCAACGTGAAATTCCACGACGGCCAGCCGTTCGGAGCGAAAGACGTGGTGGCGACCTTCGATCGTCTCGCCGATCCGGCAACCGGCTCGGCGGCGCTTTCGGTACTGAAGGGCGTGCTCTCGAAAGGCGGGACGAAGGCCATCGACGACCACACGGTCGAGTTCCATCTCGACGCGCCCAACGGCAACTTCGCCTACTACGTTTCTTCGGACAACTACAACGCCGTGATGCTGCCCGCCAACTATGCGGGCAATTACGAAAAGAGCTTTATCGGCACGGGGCCGTTCAAGCTCGACAAGTTCGAAGCGCGGCGCGGCGCGAGCTTCGTGCGCAATCCCGACTACTGGGGGGACAAGGCGCTGCCCGCGCGCGTGGAGTTCGCGTTCTACGCCGACGAGCAGGCCCAGTTGCTCGCGCTGCAAGGCCACCAGGCCGACGTGATGGGCACCTTCACCGTGCAGGGCGGCATCGGCATCCTGAACAATCCCGACTTCAAGGTGATCGGCGTACGATCGAGCGCGCATCGCCAGATCCACATGCGCAACGACTCGCCCACGTTCAAGGACAAGCGCGTGCGCCAGGCGCTCGCGCTTGCGCTCGATCGCGACGTGCTCGTGCGCGGGCTCTTCAAGGGCCGCGCCGTGGTGGGCAACGACAGTCCGTTCGCGCCCATCTTCCCCTCTACGGCAACCGACGTACCCCAGCGCAAGATCGATGTCGCGAAGGCACGCCAGTTGCTCGCCCAAGCGGGCGTGGCGAACGGTTTCGACGTGACGCTCACCACCGAAAAGTACATGGAGATACCGGACCTCGCCGTGGTCGTGCAGAACGCGGCGAAGGCGGTCGGCATTCGCATCACGCTCAAGGTGGAGAGCCAGTCACAGTACTACGGCGCGGGCACGTTCGGCAAATCGGACTGGCTCGACTCGCCGCTCGGCATCACCGACTACGGGCACCGGGGCGTGCCGAACGTGTTTCTCAACGCGCCGCTCACCTCGGGCGGCACGTGGAATGCGGCGCACTTTCGCAACGCTGAATACGACAAGCTGGTCGCGCAGTTCGCGGCGACGCTCGACGTGGCGGCCCAGAAGCAGGTGGCGAGGCAGATCCAGACGCTGTTGCTCGACGAGACGCCCGTGATCATCCCGTACTTCTACGACCAGTTGATCGCGCAGCGCGCCGTGCTTTCGGGCGTACGCTTCACGGCGCTCGCCCAGCTCTATTTCGACCGCGCAACGCTCGCCGCCTGA
- a CDS encoding ABC transporter permease, with protein sequence MPNPTGAARAFAPRAGVARFLARRAAWAIFTLWLLSVLVFAGGQLLPGDIGRAVLGPLADARAVAALNHELGADRPVLDQYASWITHALRGDFGMSWSYKEPVAPFVGDALLQSAKLGLLAFVVVVPLGIAGGVWAALHEGRLIDRAISTGGLCASAVPEFVSSIVLILIFGVWLRWLPIEATAPTGAGVLEQLRHLVLPVLPLVLVFFGYLARIARAGTITALDADYTRTAILKGLPSHVVIVRHVLRNALLPSVTVAATQLGYLIGGLVVVESLFRYPGVGSLIFNAAKAKDFPLLEAGVLAVGAVYTLANLAADALHALLDPRLRTP encoded by the coding sequence ATGCCGAATCCGACCGGCGCCGCGCGCGCATTCGCCCCACGCGCGGGCGTCGCGCGCTTTCTTGCAAGGCGCGCCGCGTGGGCGATTTTCACGCTCTGGCTGCTTTCGGTACTCGTGTTCGCGGGCGGCCAGTTGCTGCCCGGCGACATCGGCCGCGCCGTGCTCGGGCCGCTCGCCGACGCGCGCGCCGTGGCCGCGCTCAATCACGAACTGGGCGCCGACCGGCCCGTGCTCGATCAGTACGCCTCGTGGATCACGCATGCGCTGCGCGGCGACTTCGGCATGTCATGGAGCTACAAGGAGCCCGTGGCGCCGTTCGTGGGCGACGCGCTCCTGCAGTCGGCGAAGCTCGGCCTGCTTGCATTCGTCGTGGTGGTGCCGCTCGGCATTGCGGGCGGCGTGTGGGCAGCGCTTCACGAAGGCCGCCTGATCGACCGCGCGATCAGCACGGGCGGCCTGTGCGCGAGCGCCGTGCCGGAATTCGTCTCGTCAATCGTGCTGATCCTCATCTTCGGCGTTTGGCTGCGCTGGTTGCCAATCGAAGCCACCGCGCCCACCGGCGCGGGCGTGCTCGAGCAATTGCGTCATCTCGTGCTGCCTGTGCTGCCGCTCGTGCTCGTGTTCTTCGGCTATCTTGCGCGCATCGCGCGCGCGGGCACGATCACGGCGCTCGATGCCGACTACACGCGCACCGCGATTCTCAAAGGCTTGCCGAGCCACGTCGTGATCGTGCGCCACGTGCTGCGCAATGCGCTCTTGCCGAGCGTGACGGTGGCGGCCACGCAGCTCGGTTATCTGATCGGCGGGCTCGTCGTGGTCGAATCGCTGTTTCGTTATCCGGGCGTGGGTTCCCTCATCTTCAACGCCGCAAAAGCCAAAGACTTTCCATTGCTCGAAGCGGGCGTGCTCGCAGTGGGTGCGGTCTACACACTCGCGAATCTCGCCGCCGACGCGCTGCACGCGCTCCTCGATCCGCGCCTGCGCACACCATGA
- a CDS encoding pseudouridine synthase: protein MRLIALNKPFGTICQFSPHETRQSLADWVKVPGVYPAGRLDSDSEGLLLLTDDGALQARIAEPKRKLVKRYWAQVEGEPDAAALAALERGVDLGDFVTQPCRTRIIATPEHLWSRNPPIRYRASIPTTWVEIAISEGKNRQVRRMTAAVGYPTLRLVRVAIGALDIFSLGLAPGESIDVPANAPWQNTSPKHK from the coding sequence ATGCGTTTGATCGCCCTCAATAAACCGTTCGGCACGATCTGTCAGTTTTCGCCGCACGAAACACGCCAGTCACTCGCGGACTGGGTGAAGGTGCCGGGCGTCTATCCCGCTGGCCGGCTCGACTCCGATAGCGAAGGTCTCCTGCTCCTCACCGACGACGGGGCCTTGCAGGCGCGCATTGCCGAGCCGAAACGCAAACTCGTGAAGCGCTATTGGGCGCAAGTGGAAGGCGAGCCCGATGCGGCAGCGCTTGCCGCGCTCGAACGCGGCGTCGATCTCGGCGACTTCGTGACGCAGCCGTGTCGAACAAGAATCATTGCCACGCCGGAGCATTTGTGGTCGCGCAATCCACCGATTCGTTATCGTGCGTCAATCCCCACCACGTGGGTGGAGATCGCGATCAGCGAAGGCAAGAACAGGCAGGTGCGACGCATGACTGCGGCAGTCGGGTACCCGACATTGCGGCTCGTACGCGTCGCAATCGGCGCACTCGATATTTTTTCGCTTGGCCTCGCGCCCGGCGAGAGCATCGATGTGCCCGCCAACGCGCCCTGGCAAAACACGTCGCCTAAACACAAGTGA
- the icd gene encoding NADP-dependent isocitrate dehydrogenase has product MPYQHILVPTDGEKITVNPDFSLNVSDQPIIPYIEGDGTGVDITPVMLKVVDAAVEKAYGGKRKIHWMEIYAGEKATRVYGPDVWLPEETLDVVKEYVVSIKGPLTTPVGGGIRSLNVALRQQLDLYVCLRPVQYFKGVPSPVRAPEKVNMVIFRENSEDIYAGIEWPAESEGAKKLIKFLRDEMGVAKIRFPESSGVGVKPVSREGTERLVRKAIQYAIDNERRSVTLVHKGNIMKYTEGAFRDYGYALAQKEFAAELIDGGPWMKIKNPKTGGDIVIKDVIADAFLQQILLRPAEYDVIATLNLNGDYISDALAAQVGGIGIAPGANLSDSVAMFEATHGTAPKYAGKDYVNPGSEILSAEMMLRHLGWFEAANLIIASMEKSIQQKRVTYDFARLMEGATQVSCSGFGQVMIENM; this is encoded by the coding sequence ATGCCGTATCAGCACATCCTGGTTCCGACCGACGGTGAAAAGATCACCGTCAATCCGGACTTCTCGCTCAACGTCTCAGACCAGCCGATCATTCCGTACATCGAAGGCGATGGCACGGGCGTGGACATCACGCCGGTCATGCTGAAGGTGGTCGACGCGGCGGTAGAAAAGGCCTACGGCGGCAAGCGCAAGATTCACTGGATGGAAATCTACGCGGGCGAGAAGGCGACCCGGGTGTACGGTCCGGACGTGTGGCTGCCCGAAGAAACGCTCGATGTGGTGAAGGAGTACGTGGTGTCGATCAAGGGGCCGCTCACGACGCCCGTTGGCGGCGGCATCCGGTCGCTGAACGTCGCGCTGCGCCAGCAACTCGACCTGTACGTGTGTTTGCGCCCGGTGCAGTACTTCAAGGGCGTGCCGTCGCCGGTGCGCGCGCCGGAGAAGGTCAACATGGTTATCTTCCGCGAGAACTCGGAGGACATCTATGCGGGCATCGAATGGCCCGCGGAATCCGAAGGCGCGAAGAAGCTCATCAAGTTCCTGCGCGACGAGATGGGCGTGGCGAAGATCCGCTTTCCGGAGAGTTCGGGCGTGGGCGTCAAGCCGGTGTCGCGCGAGGGCACGGAGCGTCTCGTGCGCAAGGCGATCCAGTATGCGATCGACAACGAGCGCCGTTCGGTCACGCTCGTGCACAAGGGCAACATCATGAAGTACACCGAAGGCGCGTTCCGCGACTACGGTTATGCGCTCGCGCAGAAGGAGTTCGCAGCGGAGCTGATCGATGGCGGTCCGTGGATGAAGATCAAGAATCCGAAGACGGGCGGCGACATCGTGATCAAGGACGTGATCGCCGATGCCTTCCTCCAGCAGATCCTGCTGCGCCCGGCCGAATACGACGTGATCGCCACGCTGAATCTGAATGGCGATTACATTTCCGACGCGCTGGCGGCGCAAGTGGGCGGCATTGGCATCGCACCGGGTGCGAATCTTTCGGACTCCGTGGCGATGTTCGAGGCCACTCACGGTACGGCGCCTAAGTATGCGGGTAAGGACTATGTGAATCCGGGCTCCGAAATTCTCTCGGCGGAAATGATGCTGCGTCATCTCGGCTGGTTCGAGGCGGCGAACCTAATCATTGCTTCGATGGAAAAGTCGATTCAGCAAAAACGTGTGACCTATGACTTCGCACGGCTCATGGAAGGGGCGACACAAGTGTCGTGCTCGGGCTTCGGGCAGGTGATGATCGAGAATATGTGA
- the fusA gene encoding elongation factor G, with product MPRKTPIERYRNIGISAHIDAGKTTTTERILFYTGVNHKLGEVHDGAATMDWMEQEQERGITITSAATTAFWKGMAGNYPEHRINIIDTPGHVDFTIEVERSMRVLDGACMVYDSVGGVQPQSETVWRQANKYKVPRIAFVNKMDRVGADFFRVQRQIGERLKGVAVPIQIPVGAEDHFQGVVDLVKMKAIVWDDESQGVKFEYEDIPANLVELAHEWREKMVEAAAEADETLLEKYLHDHESLTEEEIKGGLRKRTIANEIVPMLCGSAFKNKGVQAMLDAVIDYLPSPVDVPAILGHDLHDKEIERHPSDDEPFSALAFKIMTDPFVGQLIFFRVYSGVVNSGDTVLNATKDKKERLGRILQMHANERKEIKEVRAGDIAAAVGLKEATTGDTLCDPAHAIVLERMIFPEPVISQAVEPKTKADQEKMGIALNRLAQEDPSFRVQTDEESGQTIISGMGELHLEILVDRMKREFGVEATVGKPQVAYRETVKNKVEDVEGKFVKQSGGRGQYGHAVITLEPQPPGKGYEFVDAIKGGVIPREFIPAVDKGIQETLKAGVLAGYPVVDTKVTLTFGSYHDVDSNENAFRMAGSMAFKEAMRKAKPILLEPMMAVEVETPEDFMGNVMGDLSSRRGIVQGMEDIAGGGGKIVRAEVPLSEMFGYSTSLRSLTQGRATYTMEFKHYSETPQNVAEAVINAKKA from the coding sequence GTGCCTCGCAAGACCCCCATCGAGCGCTATCGCAACATCGGGATCAGCGCTCACATCGACGCCGGCAAAACCACGACGACCGAGCGCATCCTTTTCTATACCGGCGTGAATCACAAGCTCGGCGAGGTTCACGACGGCGCGGCGACCATGGACTGGATGGAGCAGGAACAGGAACGCGGCATCACGATCACCTCGGCCGCGACCACCGCGTTCTGGAAGGGCATGGCCGGCAATTACCCCGAACACCGCATCAACATCATCGACACCCCGGGGCACGTGGACTTCACGATCGAAGTGGAGCGCTCCATGCGCGTGCTCGACGGCGCGTGCATGGTGTACGACTCCGTGGGCGGCGTGCAGCCGCAGTCGGAAACGGTGTGGCGCCAGGCGAACAAGTACAAGGTGCCGCGCATTGCGTTCGTTAACAAGATGGACCGCGTGGGCGCGGACTTCTTCCGCGTGCAGCGGCAGATCGGCGAGCGCCTCAAGGGTGTGGCCGTGCCTATCCAGATTCCGGTGGGCGCGGAAGATCACTTCCAGGGCGTGGTCGATCTCGTGAAGATGAAGGCGATCGTCTGGGACGACGAGAGCCAGGGCGTGAAGTTCGAGTACGAGGACATCCCCGCGAATCTCGTCGAGCTTGCGCACGAGTGGCGCGAGAAGATGGTCGAAGCCGCCGCCGAAGCCGACGAAACGCTGCTCGAAAAGTATCTTCACGACCACGAGAGCCTGACCGAAGAGGAAATCAAGGGCGGCCTGCGCAAGCGCACGATCGCCAACGAGATCGTGCCGATGCTCTGTGGCAGCGCGTTCAAGAACAAGGGCGTGCAGGCCATGCTCGACGCCGTGATCGACTATCTGCCCTCGCCCGTGGACGTGCCCGCGATTCTCGGCCACGACCTCCACGACAAGGAGATCGAGCGCCATCCGAGCGACGACGAGCCGTTCTCCGCGCTCGCCTTCAAGATCATGACCGACCCGTTCGTCGGGCAGCTGATCTTCTTCCGCGTCTATTCGGGCGTGGTGAATTCGGGCGACACGGTGCTCAACGCGACCAAGGACAAGAAGGAGCGCCTCGGCCGCATCCTGCAGATGCACGCGAACGAGCGCAAGGAAATCAAGGAAGTGCGCGCGGGCGATATCGCGGCGGCGGTGGGCCTGAAGGAAGCGACGACGGGCGACACGCTCTGCGACCCGGCGCATGCCATCGTGCTCGAACGCATGATCTTCCCCGAGCCCGTGATCTCGCAGGCCGTCGAGCCGAAGACCAAGGCCGACCAGGAAAAGATGGGCATCGCGCTCAACCGGCTCGCACAGGAAGACCCGTCTTTCCGCGTGCAAACCGATGAAGAGTCCGGCCAGACCATCATTTCGGGCATGGGCGAGCTGCACCTGGAAATTCTCGTCGACCGCATGAAGCGCGAGTTCGGCGTGGAGGCGACGGTCGGCAAGCCGCAGGTCGCGTATCGCGAGACCGTGAAGAACAAGGTCGAAGATGTCGAAGGCAAGTTCGTCAAGCAGTCGGGCGGACGCGGCCAGTATGGCCATGCCGTCATCACGCTTGAACCGCAGCCGCCGGGCAAGGGCTACGAGTTCGTCGACGCCATCAAGGGCGGCGTGATTCCGCGCGAGTTCATCCCGGCTGTCGACAAGGGCATTCAGGAGACGCTGAAGGCCGGCGTGCTCGCGGGCTACCCCGTGGTCGACACGAAGGTCACACTCACGTTCGGCTCTTACCACGACGTGGACTCGAACGAAAACGCCTTCCGCATGGCCGGCTCGATGGCCTTCAAGGAAGCGATGCGCAAGGCAAAGCCGATTCTGCTCGAACCGATGATGGCGGTGGAAGTGGAAACGCCCGAGGACTTCATGGGCAACGTGATGGGCGACCTCTCCAGCCGGCGCGGCATCGTGCAGGGCATGGAGGACATCGCGGGCGGCGGCGGCAAGATCGTGCGCGCCGAAGTGCCACTCTCGGAGATGTTTGGCTACTCGACGTCGCTACGCTCGCTCACGCAAGGCCGCGCCACCTACACGATGGAGTTCAAGCACTACTCGGAAACGCCGCAGAACGTGGCCGAAGCGGTCATCAACGCGAAGAAGGCTTAA
- a CDS encoding cupin domain-containing protein — protein MSHDHDHEHPHDHPHDDAPVDWRENGVKVIRGDQLDTNTAQTPGMNRAAAINAARVGAQKIWAGTVTIHPNAKTGAHHHGALESVIYVVRGHARMRWGEHLEFTAEAGPGDFIFVPPYVPHQEINASTDDPLECVLVRSDNEAVVVNLNIDAVEAPETVYWVDPIHRHPHDH, from the coding sequence ATGAGTCACGATCACGACCATGAGCATCCTCATGACCACCCTCACGACGACGCGCCTGTCGACTGGCGCGAAAACGGCGTCAAGGTGATACGCGGCGATCAGCTCGACACGAACACCGCACAAACGCCCGGCATGAACCGCGCTGCCGCGATCAACGCGGCGCGCGTGGGCGCGCAGAAAATCTGGGCAGGCACGGTCACGATCCATCCGAACGCGAAGACAGGCGCGCATCATCACGGCGCGCTGGAGAGCGTGATCTACGTCGTGCGCGGCCACGCGCGCATGCGTTGGGGCGAGCATCTGGAATTCACGGCGGAGGCCGGTCCCGGCGACTTCATCTTCGTGCCGCCCTACGTGCCGCACCAGGAGATCAACGCGAGTACCGACGATCCGCTCGAATGCGTGCTAGTGCGCAGCGACAACGAGGCCGTGGTGGTGAACCTGAACATCGACGCCGTCGAAGCGCCGGAAACCGTGTACTGGGTCGACCCGATCCACCGCCATCCGCACGACCATTGA
- a CDS encoding DUF192 domain-containing protein — protein sequence MRFSLRSFFVRCALVVALPFAAFAALTFTAAATSSIALAQQMPPGAKQPSEFPRVKLTAGMFVIDAAVAANDADREQGLMYRSQLGPNEGMLFVFGENAVHCFWMKNTLIPLSIAFIRADGTITDIDEMQAETTNNHCPRNNGTFALEMPKGWFTAKGIKPGMVIQGLPPLQ from the coding sequence GTGCGATTTTCCCTGCGCTCGTTCTTCGTGCGCTGCGCGCTTGTCGTCGCATTGCCATTCGCCGCTTTCGCGGCGCTCACGTTCACCGCGGCGGCAACGTCGAGCATTGCGCTTGCGCAGCAGATGCCGCCGGGGGCCAAGCAGCCCAGTGAATTTCCGCGCGTAAAACTCACGGCAGGCATGTTCGTGATCGACGCCGCGGTCGCCGCCAACGACGCGGATCGCGAACAAGGCCTCATGTACCGTTCGCAACTCGGGCCCAATGAAGGCATGTTGTTCGTGTTCGGCGAAAACGCCGTGCACTGTTTCTGGATGAAGAACACGCTGATCCCGCTGTCGATCGCCTTCATTCGCGCCGACGGCACGATCACCGACATCGACGAAATGCAGGCCGAAACGACCAACAACCACTGCCCGCGCAATAACGGCACCTTCGCGCTCGAAATGCCCAAGGGCTGGTTCACGGCGAAGGGCATCAAGCCCGGCATGGTGATTCAGGGACTGCCGCCGCTGCAGTAA
- a CDS encoding ABC transporter permease, with protein sequence MNDMASETISSDAQPPGEPGEEALADTRLRDTLHLLLRSPSFVAGALILVWWIVCALAGPWFAPHDAYASDPLSSLLPPDPTHWCGTDQLGRDICSRVIVGARDILTIAPLATLVGTLAGAALGLVTGYFEGAFGTLVARTLDAVLALPLVIVALLVLAAVGASNLAVVLVIGITFAPLIARTVRAAVLAERHLDYVAAARLRGANAVAVMFTEILPNVWPPIVVEATVRLGYAIFAVATLSFLGFGIQPPSADWGLALAESYTLLAGGAWWSVAFDALAIASLVVAVNLIADSLREVLQS encoded by the coding sequence ATGAACGATATGGCGTCCGAAACGATTTCCTCCGATGCGCAACCGCCTGGCGAGCCAGGCGAAGAAGCACTCGCCGATACGCGTTTACGCGACACGCTGCATCTGCTGCTGCGCTCTCCCTCGTTTGTCGCAGGTGCATTGATTCTCGTGTGGTGGATCGTCTGCGCACTCGCGGGCCCGTGGTTCGCACCGCACGACGCCTACGCTTCCGACCCGCTCAGCTCGCTGCTGCCGCCCGACCCGACGCACTGGTGCGGCACCGATCAGCTCGGGCGCGACATCTGCTCGCGCGTGATCGTGGGCGCGCGCGACATCCTCACGATCGCGCCGCTCGCCACGCTCGTCGGCACGCTCGCGGGCGCGGCGCTGGGTCTCGTGACGGGCTACTTCGAAGGCGCATTCGGCACCCTCGTCGCGCGCACGCTCGACGCGGTGCTCGCGCTGCCGCTCGTGATCGTGGCGCTCCTCGTGCTCGCGGCCGTGGGCGCCTCGAATCTCGCCGTGGTGCTCGTGATCGGCATCACGTTCGCGCCGCTGATCGCACGCACGGTGCGCGCGGCCGTGCTCGCCGAGCGCCATCTCGACTACGTGGCGGCGGCGCGTTTGCGCGGCGCGAATGCGGTTGCCGTGATGTTCACCGAGATCCTGCCGAACGTGTGGCCGCCCATCGTCGTCGAGGCGACGGTGCGCCTCGGCTATGCGATCTTCGCGGTCGCGACGCTCTCGTTCCTCGGCTTCGGCATCCAGCCGCCGTCCGCCGACTGGGGGCTCGCGCTCGCCGAGTCGTACACGCTGCTCGCAGGCGGCGCATGGTGGAGCGTGGCCTTCGACGCGCTCGCCATCGCCTCGCTCGTGGTGGCCGTGAACCTCATTGCCGACAGCCTGCGCGAGGTGCTCCAATCGTGA
- a CDS encoding lipid-binding SYLF domain-containing protein codes for MLGYYNVSALSYGLQAGAQNFSEAMSLMTPGAKQYLDSSDVYAFVFGQTGLMAGLGVQGQKITKLTE; via the coding sequence GTGCTTGGCTATTACAACGTCAGCGCCCTCTCCTATGGCTTGCAGGCCGGGGCCCAAAACTTCTCGGAGGCGATGTCTCTCATGACACCGGGCGCAAAGCAATATCTCGATAGCAGCGATGTGTATGCGTTCGTTTTCGGTCAGACCGGGCTGATGGCCGGGCTTGGCGTCCAAGGGCAGAAGATTACGAAACTCACGGAGTGA
- a CDS encoding HoxN/HupN/NixA family nickel/cobalt transporter, whose amino-acid sequence MTTPTAPLRTRLIALYAALIAANLGAWAWALIAFRHYPLLLGTALLAYGFGLRHAVDADHIAAIDAVTRKLMQQGERPLGVGLAFSLGHSTVVILATLGIALTALSLHGRFEQFHEIGSTIGTLVSSTFLLALACVNLVILRDVWMRYRRAQQGDDATLAAAAAPAPAGLFSRALRPLFALVTKSWHLYPVGVLFGLGFDTATEIGLLAIAAAEAGKGLPMYSILVFPALFTAGMTLVDSTDNVLMVHAYGWAMDDPRRKLYYNASITFVSALVAIVIGGVEALGLIADKLGASGGAWTVIAGLNERFGELGYGIVAAFIACWIGSVLFHRWRRPAAAR is encoded by the coding sequence ATGACGACACCCACCGCCCCGCTGCGCACCCGCCTGATTGCGCTCTATGCCGCGCTCATCGCCGCCAATCTCGGTGCGTGGGCCTGGGCGCTGATCGCGTTTCGCCACTACCCGCTGCTGCTCGGCACGGCGTTGCTCGCCTATGGCTTCGGCCTGCGCCATGCGGTGGACGCCGACCATATCGCCGCCATCGACGCCGTCACGCGCAAGCTCATGCAGCAGGGCGAGCGCCCGCTCGGCGTGGGCCTCGCGTTCTCGCTCGGCCATTCGACGGTCGTGATCCTCGCCACGCTCGGCATCGCGCTCACGGCGCTCTCGCTGCATGGCCGCTTCGAGCAGTTCCACGAGATCGGCTCGACGATCGGTACGCTCGTGTCGTCGACGTTCCTGCTCGCGCTCGCGTGCGTGAACCTCGTGATCCTGCGCGACGTGTGGATGCGTTACCGGCGCGCGCAACAGGGCGACGACGCGACGCTCGCGGCCGCCGCGGCGCCCGCGCCCGCCGGCCTCTTTTCGCGCGCACTGCGTCCGCTCTTCGCACTCGTCACGAAGAGCTGGCACCTGTATCCCGTGGGCGTGCTGTTCGGCCTCGGCTTCGATACGGCCACCGAAATCGGGCTGCTCGCCATCGCCGCCGCCGAAGCGGGCAAGGGCTTGCCGATGTATTCGATTCTCGTGTTCCCCGCGCTTTTCACCGCGGGCATGACGCTCGTCGACTCCACCGACAACGTGCTGATGGTCCACGCCTACGGCTGGGCCATGGATGACCCCAGGCGCAAGCTCTACTACAACGCGAGTATCACGTTCGTCTCCGCGCTCGTGGCGATCGTGATCGGCGGCGTGGAAGCGCTCGGGCTCATCGCCGACAAGCTCGGCGCAAGCGGCGGCGCGTGGACGGTCATCGCCGGCCTGAACGAGCGCTTCGGCGAACTGGGCTACGGCATCGTCGCGGCGTTCATCGCGTGCTGGATCGGCTCGGTGCTGTTCCATCGCTGGCGCCGGCCCGCAGCGGCGCGCTAA